One genomic segment of Streptococcus salivarius includes these proteins:
- the gltX gene encoding glutamate--tRNA ligase, which translates to MAKDIRVRYAPSPTGLLHIGNARTALFNYLYARHHGGTFIIRIEDTDRKRHVEDGERSQLDNLRWLGIDWDESPETHENYRQSERLPLYQKYIDQLLAEGKAYKSYVTEEELAAERERQEAAGETPRYINEFLGMTEEEKAAYIAEREAAGIVPTVRLAVNESGIYKWHDIVKGDIEFEGGNIGGDWVIQKKDGYPTYNFAVVVDDHDMQISHVIRGDDHIANTPKQLMVYEALGWEAPEFGHMTLIINSETGKKLSKRDTNTLQFIEDYRKKGYLPEAVFNFIALLGWNPGGEDEIFSREELIKLFDENRLSKSPAAFDQKKLDWMSNDYIKNADFDKVFALCKPFLEEAGRLTDKAEKLVELYKPQMTAAEEIVPLTDLFFEDFPELTEAEKEVMAGETVPTVLEAFKAKLEAMSDDEFVVENIFPQIKAVQKETGIKGKNLFMPIRIAVSGEMHGPELPDTIFLLGRKKSIKHIDQVLATL; encoded by the coding sequence TTGGCTAAAGATATTCGCGTTCGTTACGCACCAAGTCCAACAGGGCTACTACACATTGGTAATGCCCGTACAGCATTGTTTAACTACCTCTATGCACGTCATCATGGCGGTACTTTCATTATCCGTATTGAAGATACTGACCGTAAACGTCACGTTGAAGATGGTGAGCGTTCACAGCTTGATAACTTGCGTTGGTTGGGGATTGACTGGGATGAAAGTCCTGAAACACACGAAAATTATCGTCAATCAGAGCGTTTGCCACTTTACCAAAAGTATATTGATCAACTTTTAGCAGAAGGTAAAGCCTATAAGTCATATGTAACTGAAGAAGAGTTGGCTGCAGAGCGTGAACGTCAAGAAGCAGCAGGTGAAACACCTCGTTATATTAACGAGTTCCTTGGTATGACTGAAGAAGAAAAAGCTGCCTACATCGCAGAACGTGAAGCGGCAGGTATTGTTCCTACAGTTCGTTTGGCGGTTAATGAGTCAGGAATTTATAAATGGCATGATATCGTTAAGGGAGATATCGAATTTGAAGGTGGTAATATCGGTGGCGATTGGGTTATCCAGAAGAAAGATGGTTACCCAACTTACAACTTTGCGGTAGTTGTTGATGACCACGATATGCAAATCTCACACGTTATCCGTGGAGATGACCATATTGCCAATACACCAAAACAACTCATGGTTTATGAAGCTCTTGGTTGGGAAGCACCTGAGTTTGGACACATGACCCTTATCATCAATTCTGAAACTGGTAAGAAGTTGTCTAAACGTGATACTAACACCCTTCAGTTTATCGAAGACTACCGTAAAAAAGGTTACCTTCCAGAAGCAGTCTTTAACTTCATTGCTCTTCTTGGTTGGAATCCTGGCGGTGAAGACGAAATCTTTTCTCGTGAAGAACTCATTAAACTTTTTGATGAAAACCGTCTAAGTAAGTCACCAGCGGCCTTTGATCAGAAGAAATTGGATTGGATGAGTAACGACTACATTAAGAATGCAGATTTCGATAAGGTCTTTGCTCTTTGCAAACCTTTCTTGGAAGAAGCTGGTCGTTTAACAGATAAAGCTGAAAAATTAGTGGAACTCTACAAACCACAAATGACAGCTGCAGAAGAAATTGTTCCTCTTACAGATCTCTTCTTTGAAGATTTCCCAGAATTGACAGAGGCTGAAAAAGAAGTTATGGCTGGTGAAACAGTACCAACAGTACTTGAAGCCTTTAAAGCCAAACTCGAAGCTATGTCTGATGATGAGTTTGTTGTTGAAAACATTTTCCCTCAGATTAAGGCTGTTCAAAAAGAAACAGGAATCAAAGGGAAAAACCTTTTCATGCCAATCCGTATTGCTGTTTCGGGAGAAATGCACGGTCCAGAATTGCCAGACACTATTTTCTTGCTCGGTCGTAAAAAATCAATCAAACATATTGATCAAGTTCTTGCAACATTATAA